A portion of the Dethiosulfovibrio faecalis genome contains these proteins:
- a CDS encoding chloride channel protein — MKSRGFRVVWEESILVYALAKWFLLAVLAGAVVGSVTTFFVNSLEWAISWTAKLPPTFLWYLLPLGIVASTIIIRCFAPDARGHGTEKVIEAIHERSGKISVKVIPIKLITTVITVAAGGSAGKEGPAAQIGAGLTSSLASLLRFSDLDRKKLVICGISAGFAAVFGTPVAGAIFGLEVLYIGQVFYDVLFPSFISGVVSHLVATSLGMSYGYYPLCDIPAMSGGLFLWMVVAGAFFGFVSFLHIEIMSFFERAFSKVRGGLVVKAILGAVLILFLAQAVGGEYFGLGTDVIDRALHGEKLPGLAFLWKSVFTAITLSCGGSGGVVTPIFFIGATAGITFASLFGLNGALFGPIGFVAVLAGCANAPISASIMAVELFGSSVASFAAIACITSFLLVGHRSVYPSQILARSKSPLILISAKPSRVDLARSLPKPEDSLFSPLIKRVAMSMQRSFGIKAPCRFRKPSRKDFLRK; from the coding sequence GTGAAGAGTCGCGGATTTCGGGTTGTATGGGAAGAATCCATACTCGTCTATGCTCTGGCAAAGTGGTTTTTATTGGCTGTTCTTGCCGGTGCCGTGGTCGGATCGGTAACTACTTTTTTCGTCAATTCTCTCGAATGGGCTATATCGTGGACCGCCAAATTACCTCCGACCTTCTTGTGGTATTTGTTGCCTCTCGGTATCGTGGCCAGTACCATTATAATCAGATGTTTTGCACCCGACGCTCGAGGACACGGTACGGAAAAGGTAATAGAGGCCATTCACGAACGTTCCGGAAAGATATCCGTTAAGGTGATTCCCATAAAGCTCATAACTACGGTTATAACGGTGGCCGCAGGAGGATCGGCCGGTAAGGAGGGGCCTGCCGCTCAGATCGGTGCCGGTCTTACCTCGTCCTTGGCGAGTCTGTTGAGATTCAGCGATCTGGACAGAAAGAAACTCGTTATATGTGGTATCTCTGCTGGTTTTGCTGCCGTTTTCGGAACCCCCGTGGCAGGGGCCATCTTCGGTTTGGAGGTCCTTTATATAGGGCAGGTCTTTTACGATGTGCTGTTCCCATCGTTTATCAGCGGGGTCGTATCCCATCTCGTAGCGACCTCTTTGGGAATGTCCTACGGGTATTATCCTCTCTGCGATATTCCGGCCATGTCAGGAGGGCTTTTTTTGTGGATGGTCGTTGCAGGGGCTTTTTTTGGTTTTGTCTCTTTTCTTCACATCGAGATCATGTCCTTTTTCGAGAGGGCCTTTTCTAAGGTGAGAGGTGGTCTAGTCGTAAAGGCTATCTTAGGAGCCGTGTTGATACTTTTTTTGGCTCAAGCCGTAGGAGGGGAGTATTTCGGCCTCGGTACCGACGTGATAGACAGGGCTTTACACGGGGAAAAGCTGCCGGGACTGGCTTTTCTCTGGAAGTCCGTCTTCACCGCTATAACCTTGAGTTGCGGAGGCAGCGGAGGGGTCGTGACTCCTATCTTTTTCATAGGGGCTACCGCAGGTATCACCTTTGCCTCGCTTTTCGGGCTTAACGGAGCTCTTTTTGGCCCTATCGGTTTCGTCGCGGTTCTTGCTGGCTGCGCCAATGCCCCTATATCCGCGAGCATCATGGCGGTGGAGCTTTTCGGATCTTCCGTAGCCTCCTTTGCCGCCATAGCCTGTATCACGTCTTTTCTGCTTGTCGGGCATAGAAGCGTATATCCAAGTCAGATTTTGGCCAGGTCCAAATCTCCCTTGATACTGATAAGCGCCAAGCCGAGCAGGGTCGACTTGGCCAGGAGTCTTCCCAAGCCCGAGGATTCTCTATTCTCTCCTCTTATAAAAAGGGTTGCCATGTCCATGCAACGATCCTTCGGTATAAAGGCTCCTTGTCGTTTCAGAAAACCTTCCCGGAAAGACTTTCTCAGAAAGTAG
- a CDS encoding chemotaxis protein CheX, protein MSNQKLTTLVNTFGSSLISVAGEVGVSVELLKSQISRGVKVENACCASLIGIVGDGIQGTIVIMLDEGGFASTVTAMSGGMIQPNLEDSIAMSVVGELSNMVSGRALTQASLPGVDVTPPQLITGASIKTVPSQSSDIISFTLPFSVVGGGWAYLVLSFNSI, encoded by the coding sequence ATGTCCAACCAGAAACTTACTACCCTGGTAAATACCTTCGGATCGTCGCTGATATCGGTGGCGGGAGAGGTTGGTGTGTCCGTAGAGCTTCTTAAATCCCAGATATCCAGAGGGGTCAAGGTCGAAAATGCCTGCTGTGCCTCTCTCATAGGGATAGTCGGGGACGGTATTCAGGGCACCATAGTGATAATGCTGGATGAAGGAGGATTCGCCTCCACCGTAACAGCCATGTCCGGAGGTATGATTCAACCTAACCTGGAGGACTCCATAGCCATGAGTGTCGTAGGAGAGCTTTCGAACATGGTAAGCGGAAGGGCTTTGACCCAGGCATCTCTACCAGGGGTGGATGTTACTCCGCCGCAGCTCATCACGGGAGCGAGCATAAAGACCGTGCCGTCTCAGTCGTCCGATATAATAAGTTTTACCCTTCCTTTCTCTGTAGTAGGAGGAGGATGGGCCTATCTGGTTTTATCTTTCAACAGCATATAG
- a CDS encoding endonuclease: MGKYFGGEVNLFLAIDPGRSKFGWALVEENGRFLCSGITGLPLLESFLSKLKKKLPLSLDEIPLEGKLETNLRCEIDGVFIGNGTGRELFIEEVERFFPWCHLIDESNSTLEAREIYWTFHPPTGWRRFLPLSLQTPPRSVDDLAAYCIAMRGIREFYDKEIR; the protein is encoded by the coding sequence TTGGGCAAGTACTTTGGGGGAGAGGTAAACTTGTTTCTCGCCATCGATCCGGGACGGTCCAAGTTCGGTTGGGCCTTGGTCGAGGAGAACGGACGATTTCTCTGTTCAGGCATCACAGGCCTTCCCTTGTTGGAGAGTTTTCTGTCGAAGCTGAAAAAAAAGCTCCCTCTTTCCCTTGACGAGATTCCGTTAGAGGGTAAACTTGAGACAAACTTGAGATGCGAGATAGACGGAGTTTTCATAGGAAACGGGACCGGAAGGGAGCTATTTATCGAAGAGGTAGAACGTTTTTTCCCTTGGTGTCATTTGATAGATGAAAGTAATTCGACCTTGGAAGCCAGGGAGATATATTGGACTTTTCACCCTCCCACGGGGTGGAGGCGTTTTTTGCCTTTGTCGCTTCAGACTCCACCTAGATCGGTCGACGATTTGGCAGCTTATTGTATCGCCATGAGAGGGATAAGAGAGTTTTACGATAAGGAGATCAGATAA
- a CDS encoding lysophospholipid acyltransferase family protein codes for MDRDRQWMAIGFLSRIFKWLPHGMALCLGASLGWLLWLFSKSRVDRAEARCVRAIGVGPTDARRIVRESYMNHGRCVAEFVRLPSLGHDLEKLITVSGMENLERAFSRGKGVILLSAHLGNWEVAAALLARRGFPMNAIGAEQRDPRVTDLIVSTRAKCGIKGIGKGFSLKSALSCLKKGEVLCILLDQDAKDKGVVVPFLGAPASTPYGPVKIASKLGASVVPVFSIRKGKSSLFDLRILPHIEMPESGASEESFLEAVTRCNDCLSQGISKNPEQWMWLYPRWASTLGER; via the coding sequence ATGGACAGGGACAGACAGTGGATGGCGATAGGATTTCTGAGTAGGATCTTTAAGTGGTTGCCCCATGGAATGGCACTTTGTCTAGGAGCCTCTCTGGGCTGGCTGTTGTGGCTTTTCAGTAAATCGAGGGTGGACAGGGCGGAAGCCCGTTGTGTCAGGGCTATAGGTGTTGGACCGACCGACGCTAGGCGCATAGTCCGGGAATCCTATATGAATCACGGTAGATGTGTAGCAGAGTTCGTGAGATTGCCGTCTCTGGGGCACGACTTAGAGAAGTTGATCACCGTAAGCGGTATGGAGAACCTCGAGAGAGCTTTCTCAAGGGGCAAGGGTGTTATCCTCCTTTCAGCTCATCTCGGGAACTGGGAGGTTGCCGCTGCCTTACTTGCTCGGAGAGGATTTCCTATGAACGCCATAGGAGCGGAGCAAAGGGATCCCAGGGTGACCGATTTGATAGTGTCCACCAGGGCCAAGTGTGGAATAAAGGGAATAGGCAAGGGATTCAGCCTGAAATCGGCTTTGTCTTGTCTTAAAAAAGGCGAGGTTCTCTGTATCTTGTTAGATCAGGACGCGAAAGACAAAGGGGTCGTCGTTCCTTTTCTGGGAGCTCCTGCTAGCACTCCCTACGGTCCGGTCAAGATCGCCTCTAAGCTTGGTGCCTCGGTGGTGCCCGTCTTCTCGATTCGAAAAGGTAAGTCCTCTTTGTTCGACCTGAGGATATTGCCTCACATAGAGATGCCTGAATCCGGAGCATCGGAAGAGTCTTTTTTGGAAGCCGTTACTAGGTGTAACGATTGTCTCAGTCAGGGAATATCGAAAAATCCGGAACAGTGGATGTGGTTGTATCCCCGTTGGGCAAGTACTTTGGGGGAGAGGTAA
- a CDS encoding universal stress protein gives MFRKILYPSDLSERSERDLKWVATHLTERSEEIIAVHAVSTSIGVDTPSVVSGAQEILKEMCERSIPNGIPFRFYVEAGEKDEIFSTIAQKEACSVAVITVSPDTTVVPLVQSLGLPQLILRWSTPPTIPGDILKNVVVATDLEVNRTQNILDGLKRVLGRRQKKTKITLLHGVPMEDASMAHGLFNQASKAIEAAKEEVGKWNDLVETKLVGGQTEEELPKAIVDLGTSLLVLGLPLKTDIWQLILGNTAEALVERTRCPILIIPTE, from the coding sequence ATGTTCAGAAAGATACTGTACCCCTCCGACCTATCGGAAAGATCCGAAAGGGATTTAAAGTGGGTGGCGACACATCTCACAGAGAGGTCGGAAGAGATCATAGCGGTACACGCCGTAAGCACGTCGATAGGCGTCGATACCCCGTCTGTCGTCTCCGGAGCTCAGGAAATACTGAAGGAAATGTGCGAGAGATCCATCCCGAACGGCATTCCCTTTCGCTTCTACGTGGAGGCAGGGGAGAAAGACGAGATATTTTCTACGATAGCTCAGAAAGAGGCTTGTTCCGTCGCGGTGATAACCGTGTCCCCTGACACCACCGTAGTTCCTCTCGTTCAATCTCTGGGCTTGCCTCAATTGATACTCCGGTGGAGCACCCCTCCGACGATACCTGGAGATATACTGAAAAACGTCGTAGTGGCTACCGATCTGGAGGTAAACAGAACGCAAAACATCCTGGATGGTCTGAAAAGGGTTCTTGGCCGACGACAGAAAAAGACAAAGATAACCCTGTTACACGGAGTTCCCATGGAGGATGCCTCCATGGCCCACGGCCTTTTCAACCAGGCGTCCAAAGCGATTGAAGCCGCAAAAGAGGAGGTCGGAAAGTGGAACGATCTAGTCGAGACCAAACTGGTAGGAGGTCAGACGGAGGAGGAGCTACCCAAGGCGATAGTCGACCTAGGAACATCCCTCCTGGTCCTTGGGTTACCTCTTAAAACGGATATATGGCAGCTGATCCTCGGGAACACCGCGGAAGCCCTCGTGGAAAGGACCAGATGCCCTATACTCATAATACCTACGGAGTAG
- a CDS encoding transglycosylase SLT domain-containing protein, translating into MSRSSVKYGVDPFILASVMIQRSGLSWVLAEGGAYGLMALDWEKHRRWITEDHPRVQSRRVLCKPVINVRIGTDLMSRNLKRGGMDYDMMVRNEYDDVPGAYEVIWEHYRNMARLFRERVEADGL; encoded by the coding sequence GTGTCTCGCTCTTCCGTAAAATACGGGGTGGATCCCTTTATCCTGGCTTCTGTCATGATCCAAAGATCCGGGCTCTCTTGGGTCTTGGCGGAGGGAGGAGCCTATGGGCTGATGGCTCTAGATTGGGAGAAACACAGGAGATGGATCACGGAGGACCATCCTAGGGTTCAGTCCAGGAGGGTCCTCTGTAAACCGGTCATAAATGTCAGGATCGGAACTGATCTGATGTCACGTAATCTGAAACGAGGCGGCATGGACTACGATATGATGGTAAGGAACGAATATGACGATGTTCCCGGAGCGTACGAGGTCATTTGGGAGCACTACAGGAATATGGCCCGTCTTTTCAGGGAAAGGGTTGAGGCCGACGGTCTTTAA
- the gpmA gene encoding 2,3-diphosphoglycerate-dependent phosphoglycerate mutase, translating to MVHKLVLLRHGESVWNKENRFTGWTDVPLSEDGVKEAHRAGRLLAGEGYSFDSAYTSTLKRAIKTLWIVMEEMDLMWLPVCRSWRLNERHYGALQGYNKAEMAAERGEAQVKLWRRSYDVPPPPLQDDDPRYPGNDPKYAKLSKDDIPRSECLKDTVDRFLPYWNDVIAPAIRSGEKVLIVAHGNSLRALVKYLDRIPDDEIPGLNIPTGIPLVYDLDDELKPQNHYYLGDADSVLKAQQAVANQGKAK from the coding sequence CTGGTGCATAAGTTGGTTTTGCTTCGCCACGGCGAGAGCGTATGGAACAAGGAAAATCGCTTTACCGGTTGGACCGACGTCCCTCTGTCGGAGGATGGAGTTAAGGAAGCTCATCGTGCCGGAAGGCTTTTGGCCGGAGAGGGGTATTCCTTCGATTCGGCCTATACGTCGACGTTGAAAAGGGCCATAAAGACCCTGTGGATAGTCATGGAAGAGATGGATTTGATGTGGCTTCCCGTCTGTCGGTCGTGGAGACTAAACGAGAGGCACTATGGAGCGCTTCAGGGATATAACAAAGCGGAGATGGCGGCGGAGAGAGGCGAAGCCCAGGTTAAGCTGTGGCGAAGGAGTTACGATGTTCCACCACCTCCTCTTCAGGATGACGATCCTAGATATCCCGGTAACGATCCGAAATACGCCAAACTGTCCAAGGACGATATCCCTCGTTCCGAGTGTCTTAAAGATACGGTCGACCGCTTTCTCCCCTACTGGAACGACGTGATCGCTCCGGCTATAAGATCGGGAGAGAAGGTTCTCATCGTCGCACATGGCAACAGCCTTAGGGCCCTCGTCAAATATCTGGATCGTATTCCCGACGATGAGATCCCGGGGCTGAACATTCCGACGGGGATTCCTCTGGTTTACGATTTGGACGATGAGCTTAAACCTCAGAACCATTACTATCTGGGGGATGCGGATTCTGTCCTCAAGGCCCAACAGGCTGTGGCTAATCAGGGGAAAGCGAAATAG
- a CDS encoding asparagine synthase-related protein, whose product MRRGDESLLREFFPSEVADRLLKLSSVLVSFSGGVDSSAIVALLAGIMPDGTVHSVLFDSFLHPERERGRAVSMCRDLGVDLRIIPGPELSDDRVMGNLEGRCAFCKELRIREILRLREEMGIDTIVDGTNHDDLQDPTRLGNSVLNRYPVFSPLAEAGLSKRRVRELAKVLDIPWWNETATACMATRFPLGTTLRADEAKRAYDAEECLKELGLTVRVRVWGDSICLELSPYRDETVVAFREPIVEGLRGLGFSRIMVDLEGYSTGRTWP is encoded by the coding sequence ATGAGACGAGGAGACGAGTCCTTACTTAGGGAGTTCTTCCCCTCCGAGGTAGCCGACAGGCTTTTAAAACTGTCCTCCGTTTTAGTCTCCTTTTCCGGAGGGGTCGATAGCTCGGCCATAGTGGCTTTGCTGGCTGGCATCATGCCCGATGGAACGGTTCACTCCGTTCTTTTCGATTCCTTTTTGCATCCCGAGAGGGAGAGAGGAAGAGCCGTCTCCATGTGTCGAGACCTGGGGGTCGATCTTAGGATAATCCCGGGGCCCGAGCTGTCGGACGATCGTGTTATGGGAAATCTCGAGGGACGTTGTGCTTTCTGCAAGGAGCTTCGAATACGCGAGATCCTCCGGTTGAGGGAGGAGATGGGGATAGATACGATAGTGGACGGAACGAACCACGATGACCTTCAGGATCCTACGAGATTGGGAAACTCCGTCCTGAATAGATATCCCGTATTCAGTCCTCTTGCCGAGGCGGGGCTTTCCAAACGGAGAGTCCGGGAGTTGGCGAAGGTGCTGGACATCCCATGGTGGAACGAAACGGCCACTGCCTGTATGGCGACCAGGTTTCCTCTCGGCACTACCTTAAGAGCTGATGAAGCCAAGCGGGCATACGACGCGGAGGAGTGTCTAAAGGAGCTTGGACTCACGGTTCGGGTGAGGGTTTGGGGTGACTCCATATGTCTGGAGTTATCTCCATATAGAGACGAGACGGTGGTAGCCTTCAGGGAGCCGATAGTTGAAGGTCTCAGGGGCCTAGGATTTAGTAGAATCATGGTGGATCTCGAAGGCTACAGTACCGGTCGTACATGGCCTTAG
- the larB gene encoding nickel pincer cofactor biosynthesis protein LarB — MTERELLKALRAVKSGDMTPESFVKQVKLEPFQDLGEIKLDHHRALRRGVPEIIYCPGKSDEQLRAIAMALIGRRGTFLFSRINPCQVDIMRSIFPDVVHHEKARIVAIVDGDEERGLYPGVTVVAAGSSDVPVAEEAAVTAEYLGCEVRRIFDVGVAGIHRLLSYAEVLMSSKVVVAVAGMEGALPGVVAGLVGCPVIAVPTSVGYGANFGGLSALLTMINTCATGVTVVNIDNGLGAGYTAGTIARQSR; from the coding sequence ATGACGGAGAGAGAGCTTTTAAAGGCCCTCAGGGCTGTGAAATCCGGCGATATGACCCCGGAGAGTTTCGTGAAACAGGTAAAGTTGGAGCCTTTTCAGGATCTGGGCGAGATTAAGTTGGATCATCACAGGGCACTCAGAAGAGGGGTCCCGGAGATAATATACTGTCCCGGCAAGAGCGACGAACAGCTGAGAGCCATAGCGATGGCTTTGATAGGGAGAAGAGGGACATTCCTCTTTTCCCGAATAAATCCCTGCCAGGTCGATATAATGAGATCGATTTTTCCTGACGTAGTCCACCACGAGAAGGCCAGGATCGTCGCGATAGTCGATGGAGATGAAGAGAGAGGGCTTTACCCGGGCGTCACAGTGGTGGCTGCCGGTAGCAGCGATGTTCCGGTAGCGGAGGAAGCGGCGGTTACCGCCGAATATCTCGGCTGCGAGGTGCGTCGTATTTTCGATGTCGGAGTCGCGGGAATACATCGTCTGCTCTCCTACGCGGAGGTACTTATGTCGTCCAAGGTCGTAGTCGCGGTAGCTGGGATGGAGGGGGCTCTTCCCGGGGTGGTCGCCGGTTTGGTGGGATGCCCGGTAATAGCGGTTCCCACCAGCGTCGGGTACGGTGCCAACTTCGGGGGGCTTTCCGCTCTCCTTACAATGATAAACACCTGTGCTACAGGGGTCACTGTCGTGAATATAGACAACGGCTTGGGGGCGGGGTACACCGCAGGCACCATAGCCAGGCAGTCCAGATGA
- the rpsD gene encoding 30S ribosomal protein S4 — MSKNTNRKTAPKGKMVRRFGVNVFGNTKYDRLLAKKSSANNKNRRPAKQSIYGQQLLEKQKIRFAYGVSEKQLRAAYAKAKNQGGVAGHNMLILLESRLDNVVYRLGLCSTRPQARQLVRHGHFTLNDRKVDIPSALVKPGDVIAVAEKSREMKVLRENAEVASAVSKPGWLSLDGMSGKVERLPERQEIPTIADEQIVVEYYSR; from the coding sequence ATGTCAAAGAACACGAACAGAAAGACCGCCCCTAAGGGCAAGATGGTACGCCGTTTCGGAGTCAACGTTTTCGGTAACACCAAGTACGACAGACTTTTGGCCAAGAAGAGCAGTGCGAACAACAAGAATAGACGTCCGGCCAAGCAGTCGATCTACGGTCAGCAGTTGCTTGAGAAGCAGAAGATCCGTTTCGCATATGGCGTCAGCGAGAAGCAGCTCCGTGCGGCCTACGCCAAGGCCAAGAATCAGGGCGGTGTCGCTGGTCACAATATGTTGATACTTCTCGAGTCCCGTCTCGATAACGTGGTCTACCGTTTGGGGCTCTGCTCTACCAGGCCTCAGGCCAGACAGCTTGTCCGTCACGGTCACTTCACCCTCAACGACAGGAAGGTCGACATTCCCAGTGCGCTGGTCAAACCCGGCGATGTCATCGCCGTGGCCGAGAAGAGCAGGGAGATGAAGGTACTTCGGGAGAACGCCGAGGTCGCTTCCGCCGTTTCCAAGCCAGGCTGGTTGTCTCTCGACGGGATGTCCGGTAAGGTGGAGCGTCTGCCCGAGCGTCAGGAGATACCTACCATCGCCGACGAGCAGATCGTCGTCGAGTACTACTCCAGGTAG
- a CDS encoding ParA family protein, with amino-acid sequence MKIIGFCNLKGGVGKTTLCQNLAVAVSSMGYRVAAIDLDPQSNLSAGWGIVVEEGASYVYDYLIGEASISDLAVRREGVDVVPSSLDLAVAELQLEREPGRDTLLKSALDSDEVREYDYIFCDSPPQLGLFTRNVLAAADEIMVPLESEFYSLAGVRLLDSTVKLFKKRLNRDLSVGGVVLTRHNPKVIMNREVQREVSSYFGDSLYRRYIRQNISVVEASGAGMSVLSYDAGCNGARDYRLLAKEFMERQENNGQKTT; translated from the coding sequence GTGAAGATTATCGGTTTTTGCAACCTCAAGGGCGGTGTCGGCAAGACGACGTTGTGTCAGAACCTGGCTGTAGCCGTGTCCTCTATGGGCTATAGAGTTGCGGCGATAGATCTGGACCCTCAGAGCAATCTATCCGCAGGTTGGGGGATTGTGGTTGAGGAGGGAGCTTCTTACGTATACGATTATCTTATAGGTGAGGCGTCTATCTCTGATCTGGCGGTTCGAAGAGAGGGCGTCGATGTCGTCCCCAGTAGCCTGGATCTTGCCGTTGCGGAGTTGCAGCTGGAGCGGGAGCCCGGCAGAGATACTCTTTTGAAGTCCGCTTTGGACAGCGATGAGGTGCGGGAGTACGACTATATATTCTGTGATAGCCCTCCGCAGTTAGGTCTATTTACCAGAAACGTTTTGGCTGCTGCGGACGAGATAATGGTTCCCCTGGAGAGCGAGTTCTATAGTCTGGCGGGGGTCCGTCTGCTCGACTCCACGGTTAAGTTGTTTAAGAAGCGACTTAATCGAGATCTCTCAGTGGGCGGAGTGGTCCTTACCAGGCACAACCCCAAGGTGATAATGAACAGGGAGGTTCAGAGAGAGGTCTCCTCTTACTTCGGAGATTCGCTTTACCGTAGATATATAAGGCAGAATATCAGCGTGGTCGAGGCCAGCGGAGCGGGTATGTCAGTCCTAAGCTATGATGCTGGCTGTAACGGTGCCAGGGATTACCGTCTTCTGGCGAAGGAATTTATGGAGAGGCAGGAGAACAATGGGCAGAAAACGACCTAG
- a CDS encoding DUF2993 domain-containing protein produces MKSRLSIASIVLLMAVLLSFSTAYAEIRSFVGGIEGNDPEVRLFRWLVDRVAPESALMVLDGPVDKDGKVRHLYFEAVGPSLDGFKVASIKVETVFNDFGPLELWGDGGPADVDEIVMGYFDAVITDSDVNDFLKGLVVEDGSGRWEELSVMFSPSGISAKGYYRVEDPVSVRIKVDLQGELTLKEGREIWIDRYVFKINNDDQSSLVEKALRDAQPIVDMEDFVFPVHLKSLDLKKGRMRLATRVLPAPFDGISLSYKAR; encoded by the coding sequence TTGAAATCTAGGTTGTCGATAGCGAGTATAGTTCTTTTGATGGCGGTTCTTCTCTCCTTTTCTACTGCATATGCCGAGATAAGATCCTTTGTTGGCGGTATAGAGGGGAACGATCCCGAGGTTCGACTTTTCCGTTGGCTCGTTGACAGGGTAGCTCCCGAGAGTGCTTTGATGGTCTTGGATGGCCCTGTTGATAAAGACGGCAAGGTGCGTCATCTCTACTTCGAGGCGGTTGGGCCGTCCCTGGATGGCTTTAAAGTAGCGTCGATCAAGGTGGAGACGGTGTTCAACGACTTCGGGCCCTTAGAGTTATGGGGTGACGGAGGGCCAGCCGATGTAGATGAGATCGTTATGGGGTATTTTGACGCTGTCATCACCGACTCGGACGTCAACGATTTTCTCAAGGGACTCGTCGTGGAGGACGGTTCTGGGAGATGGGAAGAGCTCTCCGTCATGTTCTCTCCGTCGGGGATATCGGCTAAAGGCTATTACAGAGTAGAGGACCCGGTATCTGTGAGAATCAAGGTCGACCTTCAGGGCGAGTTGACGTTGAAGGAAGGGCGGGAGATCTGGATAGACCGCTATGTGTTCAAGATAAACAACGATGATCAGTCGTCTTTGGTGGAAAAGGCCCTGAGAGATGCCCAGCCTATAGTGGATATGGAGGACTTCGTCTTCCCCGTCCATCTGAAGAGCCTGGATCTGAAGAAGGGGCGAATGCGTCTCGCCACCAGAGTCCTTCCTGCTCCATTCGATGGGATTTCTCTATCCTACAAAGCGAGGTAA
- a CDS encoding DUF6672 family protein — translation MKPRQIVVNILLLAAFVGLGMYCYNEGKAYDILIDNAAFSHEGTTYEAYEAILVTVDGEGEPLYLVEGDRGAATISGKKHVILVEELDIDDNVEKSHKVSFKNKEMRGKVVNVVPLVNGKLPGWSYPLK, via the coding sequence ATGAAGCCTAGACAGATAGTGGTCAACATACTGCTTTTGGCTGCTTTCGTAGGACTCGGTATGTATTGTTACAACGAGGGAAAAGCCTACGATATATTGATAGACAATGCGGCTTTTTCCCACGAAGGTACTACCTATGAGGCGTACGAGGCCATCTTGGTTACGGTGGACGGAGAAGGAGAACCGCTCTACCTGGTAGAAGGAGACAGAGGTGCTGCTACAATCTCCGGGAAAAAACACGTTATCCTGGTCGAGGAATTGGATATAGACGATAACGTGGAAAAATCTCATAAGGTATCATTTAAAAACAAGGAAATGAGGGGCAAGGTAGTGAATGTAGTTCCTTTGGTTAACGGAAAGCTTCCAGGGTGGAGCTATCCGCTCAAATAA
- a CDS encoding ABC transporter permease, translating into MNKKTDNLKHILVQNAVPIVFLVVSAFAIPISQFSGSYLIQEMLIRLSRNSFLVLSLLIPIMAGMGLNFGMVLGAMAGQIGLIFISDWNVVGVPGMLLAAIISTPLAMFLGWLCGVVLNKAKGREMVTSFILGFFMNGVYQLIVLYGFGGIVPVTSPKLVLSRGYGIRNVTNLEGIRKCLDNLLPISIQGIEIPLATFIVIALFCTFVVWFRRTKLGQDMRAVGQDMDVARAAGIPVERTRLLSIVISTVLACYGQIIFLQNIGTMNTYNSHEQAGMFAIAALLVGGASVSKASIFNVFLGVVLFHLMFVVSPMAGKYLIGQAQLGEYFRVFVSYGIISLALVLHAWRRQKEKDRSRRGLRGTVAE; encoded by the coding sequence ATGAATAAGAAAACCGATAATCTGAAGCATATTCTCGTTCAAAACGCGGTTCCGATAGTTTTCTTGGTGGTTAGCGCTTTCGCCATACCTATTTCCCAGTTTTCCGGATCCTATCTTATTCAGGAGATGCTGATCCGTCTTTCCCGTAACTCTTTCCTGGTCCTGTCCCTGCTCATTCCAATAATGGCCGGAATGGGCCTGAACTTCGGTATGGTCCTGGGAGCCATGGCAGGTCAGATAGGGCTGATTTTCATCAGCGACTGGAACGTGGTGGGCGTCCCGGGAATGCTCCTGGCAGCCATAATCTCGACCCCCCTGGCCATGTTCCTGGGGTGGCTCTGTGGAGTCGTCTTGAACAAGGCCAAAGGCAGAGAGATGGTTACTTCCTTTATCTTGGGGTTTTTCATGAATGGTGTCTACCAGTTAATAGTTCTTTACGGGTTCGGCGGCATTGTGCCTGTTACCAGCCCTAAACTAGTACTTTCTAGGGGATATGGGATCAGAAACGTAACCAACCTGGAGGGGATAAGAAAGTGTCTGGATAACCTCCTTCCTATCTCTATCCAGGGGATAGAGATCCCTTTGGCGACCTTTATCGTAATAGCGTTGTTCTGCACCTTCGTGGTCTGGTTCCGTAGGACCAAGCTGGGGCAGGATATGAGAGCGGTGGGCCAGGATATGGACGTCGCCAGAGCCGCCGGGATACCGGTGGAGAGGACCAGGCTCCTCTCCATAGTAATCTCAACGGTCTTAGCCTGTTACGGTCAGATAATATTTCTTCAGAACATAGGGACCATGAACACCTACAACAGTCACGAACAGGCAGGCATGTTCGCCATAGCCGCTCTGTTGGTCGGAGGGGCCAGCGTGAGCAAGGCGTCCATCTTCAACGTGTTCTTAGGGGTAGTCCTGTTCCATCTGATGTTCGTCGTGTCTCCTATGGCCGGGAAATACCTGATCGGACAGGCTCAGTTGGGCGAGTACTTCCGGGTCTTCGTCTCCTATGGCATAATCTCCCTCGCTCTGGTGCTTCATGCCTGGCGACGTCAGAAGGAGAAGGACAGATCCCGTAGAGGCCTCCGTGGAACCGTAGCGGAATAG